In the Hordeum vulgare subsp. vulgare chromosome 7H, MorexV3_pseudomolecules_assembly, whole genome shotgun sequence genome, one interval contains:
- the LOC123410052 gene encoding NAC domain-containing protein 48-like yields MEEFDVDGIFQHYRLNPTEVEAVTYYLPRLLSGETLHGVEKLIHDVEISGCEPKDLAARYAPVPQAAGSGDRFFFTTCKSKNGSKLQSVRSAGGGTWTIQKTTEISHAGAKVGEVKNLSFKKKGKSTGWVMEEYRCLLPEATVAEGVKVFCKMHLAQHAPAPARQESAAYKLQEPQPEAVTAQRRPAPAAASDPHPPRPNKRMRGAVPVPVPAPATPSFTDAAPVFLPDESIPEADDDMGQFSCSMKELLGLQVDGELQFDEAAAEQERQAISTNEKSSMVQDVGTYKPPAIFSHPSEAEWQADEALGKDGEAYGFDVEELERMMEADEALRKEMRYNAAPDGEADGFDIEELERMMDQHEPLYLDALDQGMLQSDNSAFHDAEKEDMLQSASDLDAPSLQGHDHLFQSQSSSFDPFEAAWKAEEALENEKRNNVVANLLGGHNNFFSSASVH; encoded by the coding sequence ATGGAAGAGTTCGACGTCGATGGCATCTTCCAGCACTATCGCCTGAACCCTACGGAAGTGGAGGCCGTTACCTACTACCTGCCACGCCTCCTCTCCGGCGAGACGCTGCATGGCGTCGAGAAGCTCATCCACGACGTCGAAATCTCCGGCTGCGAGCCCAAGGATCTGGCCGCCCGATACGCGCCCGTGCCGCAGGCCGCGGGCAGCGGCGACCGGTTCTTCTTCACCACGTGCAAGAGCAAGAACGGGAGCAAACTCCAGAGTGTGCGCAGCGCCGGCGGCGGCACCTGGACCATCCAGAAGACCACGGAGATTAGCCACGCGGGAGCCAAGGTCGGCGAGGTCAAGAACCTgtccttcaagaagaagggcaagtCCACAGGCTGGGTCATGGAGGAGTATCGGTGCCTGCTGCCGGAGGCCACCGTCGCCGAGGGAGTGAAGGTGTTCTGCAAGATGCACTTGGCTCAGCATGCTCCTGCTCCCGCCCGCCAAGAATCGGCCGCGTACAAGCTTCAAGAACCGCAGCCAGAGGCCGTAACTGCACAGAGGAGGCCAGCGCCGGCTGCCGCCTCCGATCCTCATCCCCCGCGCCCCAACAAGAGGATGCGAGGTGCTGTCCCCGTCCCGGTCCCGGCACCTGCCACACCGTCGTTCACTGATGCTGCACCGGTTTTCTTGCCGGATGAGTCCATACCTGAAGCTGACGACGACATGGGCCAGTTCTCTTGCTCAATGAAAGAGCTTCTCGGGCTGCAAGTCGATGGAGAGCTGCAGTTCGAtgaagcagcagcagagcaagagcgGCAGGCCATCTCGACGAACGAAAAGTCATCCATGGTCCAAGACGTGGGGACTTACAAGCCGCCGGCGATCTTCTCCCATCCATCTGAAGCGGAGTGGCAGGCCGACGAGGCGCTCGGGAAGGATGGGGAGGCATATGGTTTTGATGTCGAAGAACTAGAGAGAATGATGGAAGCCGACGAGGCGCTCAGGAAGGAGATGAGGTACAACGCTGCGCCGGATGGGGAGGCAGATGGTTTTGATATTGAAGAACTAGAGAGAATGATGGACCAACATGAACCTCTGTACCTGGATGCCTTGGACCAAGGCATGCTGCAGTCCGACAACTCTGCTTTCCATGATGCTGAGAaggaggacatgctgcagtccgcGTCGGATCTTGACGCTCCATCGCTTCAAGGACACGACCACTTGTTCCAATCGCAGTCGAGCTCCTTCGATCCATTTGAAGCAGCATGGAAGGCCGAAGAAGCGCTCGAGAACGAGAAGAGGAACAATGTCGTGGCCAATCTGCTTGGAGGACACAACAACTTCTTCTCGTCTGCAAGTGTCCATTAA